In Paenibacillus guangzhouensis, a single window of DNA contains:
- a CDS encoding metallophosphatase family protein codes for MIHYHIKQSKFTEHISNDPFSSIVEPSLGKLTELFSDRQENLICFGHHHPIHFFNHQDRTYLNPGSLGCNYKPTARFALVDVVGVQLRIELNEVIYDNTDFLKSYSMLNVPDHEFILKIFHGNQFR; via the coding sequence TTGATTCATTACCACATAAAGCAATCCAAATTTACCGAACATATCAGTAATGATCCATTCAGTTCGATTGTGGAGCCAAGTTTAGGGAAATTAACTGAGTTGTTCTCTGATCGTCAAGAAAATCTAATTTGTTTTGGTCATCACCATCCTATCCATTTTTTTAATCATCAAGATCGAACGTACTTAAATCCAGGTTCACTTGGTTGTAATTATAAGCCGACTGCACGCTTTGCACTTGTTGATGTAGTAGGTGTTCAATTGAGGATTGAGTTAAATGAAGTCATTTATGATAATACAGACTTTTTAAAATCATATTCGATGTTAAATGTTCCAGATCATGAATTTATCCTCAAGATTTTTCACGGTAATCAGTTCCGT